AAGACGCTCTTCGGCGAGAAGTACGTCTCCCTCGAGATCCCGGAGGGGAGCACCCCCAGCAGCAGCGAGTCGCTGCAAGTCGGCCAGAACATCGACCGCACCGAGGTCTCGATCGAGGTCGAGAAGGTCCTCTCCGAGCTCTACCCCTTGCTCCGCACGGTCCAGCCGGCCGAGCTCAACATGACCCTCAACGCGATCGCCACCGCGCTCGAGGGACGCGGTGAGATCCTCGGTGAGAACCTCGAGACGCTCGACAGCTACCTTAAGCGGCTCAACCCGCAGATCCCGCTGATCGTGGAGGACCTCCGGATGACCGCCGAGGTCTCCGACCTCTACGCCGACGTGATGCCCGAGATCGCCGCGATCCTGCGCAACAGCATCACGACGACGGGCACGTTCGAGGACCAGGACGAGAAGGTCCGGGCGCTCTACCAGGACGTCGGGGCCTTCTCCGCCACCTCGCGCGAGTTCCTCGACGAGAACGGCGACAACCTGATCCGGCTCGCCGACCTCGGCTCGCAGCAGCTGCGCACGTTCGCCAAGTACGCGCCGGGCTACCCCTGCCTGCTCAAGGGCATCGTCAACGCCGGCCCGTTGCAGGCGGAGGCCTTCCGCGGGTTCATGCTCCACATCGTGCTCGAGACGCTGCCCAACCAGCCGCGCGGCTACAACTCCAAGGACACCCCGCGCTTCGGTGAGGACCGTGGGCCGAGCTGCCTGCAGCTGCCCAACCCGCCGTGGTCCCAGAACAACCCGGTGCGCCACCAGCCCGACTTCGACGACGGCGTCGACGAGCCCACCGGCAAGGGCACCAGCCGGGTCGCCCCCGGCTGGAGCAGCGGCGCGGGCTACGCCGGCAGCACGTCCGAGGCGATGCTGCTGAAGTCGTTGCTGGCTCCGTCGATGGGCGTGGCCGCCGAGGACGTCTCCGACCTGGGCGTGCTGCTCGTCGCCCCCATGGCCCGCGGGGCGGAGGTGAGCCTGCGATGACCGGACTCGACGCGAAGACGATGGGCTCGCTGGTCAGGCTGCTCATCTTCATCCTGGTCACCACGCTCGCCACGGGTGTGCTGATCGTGACCATCGGCAACGTCTCCTTTGGTGGCACCAAGGAGTACAAGGCGGAGTTCGTCGACGCCACCGGCGTCGTGCCGGGCGACGACATCCGCATCGCCGGCGTGAAGGTCGGGGCCGTGGAGGAGGTCGAGATCGTCGACCGCACCCGGGCCCTGGTTACTTTCGCCGTCGACGAGGAAACCACGCTGAGCCGGGCCACCCACGCGGCGATCCGCTACCGCAACCTGGTGGGACAGCGCTACATCTCCCTCAGCGAGACCATCGGTGACACCTCCGCGATGGAGGAGGGGTCGACCATCCCGGTGGGGCAGACCTCGCCGGCGCTCGACCTCACCGTGCTGTTCAACGGCTTCAAGCCGCTCTTCCAGGCGCTCTCGCCCGAGGACCTCAACCAGCTGTCCTACGAGATCATCCAGGTCTTCCAGGGTGAGGGCGGGACGTTCGAGGGGTTGCTGGCGAGCACCGCCTCGGTCACGCAGACCCTGGCCGACCGTGACCAGGTCATCTCCGACCTGATCGACAACCTCAACGAGGTGCTGGCCAACGTCGGCGCCCGCGACGAGCAGCTGTCCGAGCTGATCGTGTCCTTCCGCACCTTCATCGGCGGGCTCAAGGACGACCGGCAGGCGATCCTCGGCTCGCTGGAGGAGATCTCCGCGCTGTCGGTGGAGACGGCGGGCATGGTCAAGGGCATCCGCAAGCCGTTCGTCGAGGACATCGCCCAGCTGCGGCGGCTGGCCGGCAACATCGACCGCAACAAGGCCGAGCTCGACCGGGCCCTGCAGGTGCTGCCGATCAAGCTGACCAAGGTGGGACGGACCGCGATCTACGGCTCCTTCTTCAACTTCTACCTCTGCGAGTTCACCGGCAGCGTCCGGGTGCCCGGCGTCGGCCCGCTCGACGTCAACTACCCGGCCGCCGGGACCAAGGTCGCCGACAGGTGTGATCTCTGATGAGCATCCCGTTCCGTGAGCGCAACCCCGTGGTGGTCGGCGCGATCAGCCTCGCCGTGATCGTCGCCCTCATCGCGATGGCCTTCAAGGCGTCCTCGCTGCCGGTCATCGGCGGCGGCGACGTCTACCACGCCGCCTTCAGCGAGGCCGGCGGCCTCAAGGAGGGCGACGAGGTCCGGATCGCCGGCGTCCGCGTCGGCAAGGTCGAGGAGGTCGCCCTGGCGGGTGACCACGTCCGGGTCTCCTTCCGCGTCGACCAGGACGCCGACTTCGGGCAGGAGACCAACGCCGCCATCAAGGTCAAGACCGTGCTCGGCGCCATGTTCCTGGCCCTCGAGCCCGCGGGCGACGGCCAGATGAACGAGGGGAGCGAGATCCCGGTCGAGCGGACCACCTCGCCCTTCGACACCGTCGAGGCCTTCACCGGCCTGGCCGAGACGTCGGAGGCGATCGACACCGACCAGCTGGCCGAGTCGCTCACGACGATGGCCGACCTGAGCCGCAACACGCCGGAGGAGTTCCGCGAGGCACTCAAGGGTGTCTCGGCGCTGTCGGCCAACGTGGCGGAGAAGAACGAGCAGATCGGCACCCTGCTGCAGAACCTGGAGAAGGTCTCGACCGTGCTCGACGAGCGCGACGAGGACATCATCGCCCTGATGCGCGATGCCGACGTCCTCTTCCGCGCGCTCGTCGCCCGACGCGACGCGGTCCACGACCTGCTGGTGGCGACCTCGGAGCTCTCGCGCGAGCTCACCGCCCTGGTGCGTCAGAGCCGCGAGGACCTCCGGCCCGCCCTCACCAAGCTCGAGAGCGTGGTGCAGGTGCTCAACAAGAACGAGGACAACATCGACAACAGCCTGCGGCTGATGGCGCCGTTCTACCGGGTGTTCGCCAACACCCTCGGCAACGGCCCCTGGTTCGACACCTACATCCAGAACATGCCCCCGGTGCCGCAGGTGGGGGGCTGAGGACCATGAAGAAGCTGATCGTCCCCGGCGTGCTGCTCGCCCTGCTCGCGGCCGCTGCCGTGACCATGCTCGGCGGCGAGGACCAGAAGACGCTGACCGCCAAGTTCCCGCGCACCATCTCGGTCTACGAGGGCAGCGACGTCCGCGTGCTGGGCGTCCCCGTCGGCACCGTCGACACGGTGACCCCGTCGGGCACCGAGGTGGTCGTCACCATGTCCTACGACCGCGAGGTCACCCTGCCCGCCGACGCGAAGGCCGTCATCATCTCCCCGTCGGTGGTCGGTGACCGCTACGTCCAGCTGACGCCCACCTACGGCGGTGGCGAGAAGCTCGCCGACGGCGCGACCCTGGAGGTCGAGCAGACCGCGGTGCCGCTGGAGCTCGACGAGATCTACGACAACCTCGACAAGCTCAACGTCGCGCTGGGCCCCACCGGTGCCAACCGGGAGGGTGCCCTCTCCGACCTGCTCCAGGTCACGGCCGACAACTTCGGTGGCCAGGGCGAGAAGTTCAACGAGACCATCCGCAACTTCGGCAGGTTCAGCGAGACGCTGGCCGACAACCGCCAGGAGTTCTTCGGGTCGATGCGGGCGCTGCAGGGGTTCATCAGCACGCTGGCCTCCAACGACGAGACCGTCCGCGACTTCAACGACTCGCTCTCCGAGGTCTCCTCGATGCTCTCCGGCGAGCGGCAGGAGCTCAAGGCGGCGCTGGAGAACCTGTCGGTGGCCATGGGCGAGGTCTCCACCTTCGTCCAGGAGAACCGCGACATCCTCGGGCGCAACATCCGGGGGCTCAACCGGGTCAGCAAGGTGCTCGCCAAGCAGCGCGGCGCGCTCGACGAGATCCTCTCGGCTGCCCCCGTGGCGCTCAACAACCTCGCGCTCACCTACAACCCGCAGGCGGGCACGCTCGACACGCGCGCCAACCTCGGTGAGCTCGACTACCAGATCACCTCCGACCCGGCCGTGTTCCTGTGCGGCATCGTCAACCAGGCCGACACCTCCGGTGACACCTGTGACGCCATCGAGGCGGCGTTCCCGCGGGCGGGTGCGCTGCGCACGATGCAGGGCAAGAACCCACGCTGGCAGGACGAGTCCGACCCGTCCCTCGGAGGACTGGTGGAGGTGACCCGATGAGGCGCGTCCCGCTCCTGCTCAAGGCGCTGCTGGGCACTCTCTGCGGTGCCCTGGTCCTGACCGGCTGCAGCTTCAGCGTCTACGACATGCCGCTGCCGGGTGGCACCGACGTCGGCGACGAGCCGATGGAGGTGACGGCCGAGTTCACCGACGTCATGGACCTCGTGCCGCAGTCGACGGTCAAGGTCAACGACGTCAGCGTCGGCAAGATCACCGAGATCGACCTCGACGGCGAGACCGCACTGGTCACCATGGAGCTGCCGCAGGACATCGAGCTGCCGGCCAACTCCACCGCGCAGATCCGGCAGACCAGCCTCCTGGGCGAGAAGTTCATCTCGCTGGAGCCTCCCGCGTCGGGGGCCAGCTCCTCCACGCTCGCCGACGGCGCGACCATCCCCCTCGACGCCACCGGTCGCAACCCGGAGGTCGAGGAGGTTCTGGGCGCGCTCAGCCTGCTGCTCAACGGCGGCGGCGTGGCGCAGATGAAGACCATCGCGACCGAGCTCAACAAGGCCCTGGAGGGTCGCGAGGACTCCGCGAAGTCGGTGTTCCGGCAGATCCGCCAGTTCATGGGCCAGCTCGACGACAACAAGCGCGACATCGTCGCGGCCATCGAGGGCCTCAATCGCCTCTCGATCGAGGCCAACGCGCAGATCGAGACCATCGACGCCGCGCTCGAGGAGCTGCCCAGCGCGCTGAACACCCTCGACGCGCAGCGCCGCGACCTGGTGCGGATGCTCAAGCAGCTCAACCGGCTGGGCGACGTCGGGGTCCGCGTGATCCGGACCTCCAAGAAGGCGACCATCGACTCCTTCCGGCAGCTCGTCCCGGTGCTGACCCAGCTCTCGGAGTCCGGTGACGCGTTCGTCGACGCCTTCCACGTGTTCCTGACCTACCCGTTCGTCGACGAGGTCGTGGGCCGCGACCCGCAGGTGGCCCGCAACCTCCACATGGGCGACTACACCAACCTGTCGGTGACGTTCGACATCGCGCTCAACGACGACGAGGGCGACACCGTCAATCCGCCGGTCGACCCGGGCGAGGCCTGCACCACCCTGCGTGACGTACGCCGGGAGCTCGGCAAGAACGTGCCTCTCGACGAGCTGATCGACTACCTCGAGAGCCTCGAGGACCTTTGCGACGGCGCCGAGCAGGCCATCAACAAGTGCCTGGCCAAGCCGGACATCGACAAGCTCGTCAACTGCCTGGAGAAGCGGCTGGGCGTCACGATCCAGAAGGTCACCCAGGGCGTGCTCGACAACACCTGCCAGCTCCTCGGCATCCCGCAGAACCAGTGCCCCGACGTCAACGGCGGTGGCGGCGGTGGCGGCGGTGGCGGCGGTGGCGGCGGCCTGCCCGACCTGCCCGACATCCAGCTGCCGCGTGCGCCGTTCGGTCCCGACACGTCCGTCGACGCCGACCGGGGTCCGACGATGGGCCAGCTCAGCGCCCACTACGACCCTGCCCTGGTCTCGCTCCTCGTGCCCGGGATGGTGGTGACCCGATGATCGACAGTCGTACCAAGACCCAGCTGCTGATCTTCGTGATCATCACCTTGGTCGGTGTGAGCTTCGTCGGCGCGCGCTACGCCCGCCTCGACCGGCTCGTCCGCGACGACACCTTCACCGTCGTGGCGCACTTCGCCCAGTCCGGCGGCATCTTCTCCGGCGGCGAGGTGACCTACCGCGGGGTCAAGATCGGGCAGGTCGAGCGCATGGAGCTGACCGACGACGGCGTCGACCTCCACCTGGCCATCGACAAGGACCACGACGACATCCCGGCCGACGCCGTGGCGCTGGTCGGCAACCGCTCCGCTGTCGGTGAGCAGTACGTCGAGCTGCAGCCGCAGAGCGACGGCGAGCCCTTCCTCGCCGAGGACTCCGAGATCGCGGTCGAGAACACCCGCACGCCGATCCAGGTCAAGACGTTCCTGACCAACCTGTCCAACACGGTGGAGTCGGTCGACAAGAAGGCGCTGCGCACGACGGTGACCGAGCTCGGCGCCGCGTTCGGTGGCACCGGCGAGGACCTGCAGCGCATCATCGACACGGGCAACGCCTTCATCGAGGACGCCAACGCCAACTTCGACGTGACGACCGCTCTCATCCGAGACAGCAACGTCGTGCTCAAGGGTCAGCTCGCCAAGGCGAGCGCCATCCGGAACTTCGCTCGGGAGATGTCGCGGTTCACCGGGACCCTCGCGGCCAACGACGACGACCTGCGCAACGTCATCGACGCCGGGTCGACGACGGCCAACGAGCTCCGTCGCTTCCTCGAGGACAACGAGGTCGACCTGGCCGAGCTGGTCAACAACCTGGTGACCACGGGTGAGGTGACCGTCGCCAACCTCGACGGCATCGAGCAGGTGCTCGCCATCTACCCCTACGTCGTCGAGGGCGGCTTCACGGTGGTCTCGAAGTCCCCGGACGGTCTCTACGACGCCCACTTCGGGATGATCGAGACCTCCGAGCCGCACGTGTGCACCCACGGCTACGAGAGCACCGACCGGCGTCCGCCGCAGGACGGCAGCAACCGGCCGATGAACATGAAGGCGCGCTGCGCCGAGCCGGCGACGAAGAGCAACCCGCGCGGCGCCCAGCACGCCCCACGTCGGGCAGCCGCCGACTACGAGGCGCCCGTGGTCGCCTACTACGACCAGGGCACCGACGAGGTCCTGTGGGGTGACGACGTCCCCGCCGAGTTGCGGACTCCCGGTACGTTGGCGCCCAGCACGTTCGGAGAGGAGTCGTGGAAGTGGCTGTTCCTCCAGCCCATGACCTAGGCGACGGAGCAACGGACCCCACCACCCCCCACGGCACGGCACGCCCGAGCGGGCTGCGGCCCGTCCTGCTCGCGGTGTGCGCCGTGGTGGCCGTGGTCGCACTCGCCACGAGTGGGTGGCTGATCTCCTCGCGGGGCTTCTCGGCCGTCGGCATCGACGCCGGACCCAGCCAGGTGCAGGCCGAGCGGGACGCGGTGATGTCGCAGTCACGGCAGTTCATGCTGCGGATGGGCACCTACGGCCCCGACCAGCTGGAGGACGGACAGCTCCCCGAGTACCGCGAGCTGGTCACCGAGGTGATCACGCCCAAGTTCGCCACCTCGTTCGAGCAGTCGGTGACCGCAGCGGAGCAGATCGTGGCCCAGGCGGGTGCGGCACGGGAGACCGAGGTCCTCTCCACCGGGGTGTCCACCCTCTCCGACACCTCCGCCACCGCCCTCGTGGCCGGCGCCTTCGTCAACTCCTACCCCAGCCGGGGCGGCGAGCTGGTCCCCCAGGAGCCGGTGCCGTTCCGGATGGAGCTGACGCTGCAGAAGATCGACGGTGAGTGGCTCGTGGACGACTTCACCCCGGTGACGGGAGCCGAGCAGTGACCAGCGGCCCGAACTACTACGACGTCCTCGACGTCGACCCCGGTGCGAGCAGCGAGGAGATCCGCGACGCCTGGCGAGCCGCGATCGCCGACCTCACCCCGGC
The genomic region above belongs to Nocardioides coralli and contains:
- a CDS encoding MCE family protein; the protein is MRLAAVPHKVLGILFICLLLLGVWFTYAIFNKTFADYDEVTLQTSKIGLQLPERADVKVRGVIVGEVLDFEPNADGAELTLGLYPGEIDQVPADVTGSIIPKTLFGEKYVSLEIPEGSTPSSSESLQVGQNIDRTEVSIEVEKVLSELYPLLRTVQPAELNMTLNAIATALEGRGEILGENLETLDSYLKRLNPQIPLIVEDLRMTAEVSDLYADVMPEIAAILRNSITTTGTFEDQDEKVRALYQDVGAFSATSREFLDENGDNLIRLADLGSQQLRTFAKYAPGYPCLLKGIVNAGPLQAEAFRGFMLHIVLETLPNQPRGYNSKDTPRFGEDRGPSCLQLPNPPWSQNNPVRHQPDFDDGVDEPTGKGTSRVAPGWSSGAGYAGSTSEAMLLKSLLAPSMGVAAEDVSDLGVLLVAPMARGAEVSLR
- a CDS encoding MCE family protein; the protein is MTGLDAKTMGSLVRLLIFILVTTLATGVLIVTIGNVSFGGTKEYKAEFVDATGVVPGDDIRIAGVKVGAVEEVEIVDRTRALVTFAVDEETTLSRATHAAIRYRNLVGQRYISLSETIGDTSAMEEGSTIPVGQTSPALDLTVLFNGFKPLFQALSPEDLNQLSYEIIQVFQGEGGTFEGLLASTASVTQTLADRDQVISDLIDNLNEVLANVGARDEQLSELIVSFRTFIGGLKDDRQAILGSLEEISALSVETAGMVKGIRKPFVEDIAQLRRLAGNIDRNKAELDRALQVLPIKLTKVGRTAIYGSFFNFYLCEFTGSVRVPGVGPLDVNYPAAGTKVADRCDL
- a CDS encoding MCE family protein translates to MSIPFRERNPVVVGAISLAVIVALIAMAFKASSLPVIGGGDVYHAAFSEAGGLKEGDEVRIAGVRVGKVEEVALAGDHVRVSFRVDQDADFGQETNAAIKVKTVLGAMFLALEPAGDGQMNEGSEIPVERTTSPFDTVEAFTGLAETSEAIDTDQLAESLTTMADLSRNTPEEFREALKGVSALSANVAEKNEQIGTLLQNLEKVSTVLDERDEDIIALMRDADVLFRALVARRDAVHDLLVATSELSRELTALVRQSREDLRPALTKLESVVQVLNKNEDNIDNSLRLMAPFYRVFANTLGNGPWFDTYIQNMPPVPQVGG
- a CDS encoding MCE family protein, with protein sequence MKKLIVPGVLLALLAAAAVTMLGGEDQKTLTAKFPRTISVYEGSDVRVLGVPVGTVDTVTPSGTEVVVTMSYDREVTLPADAKAVIISPSVVGDRYVQLTPTYGGGEKLADGATLEVEQTAVPLELDEIYDNLDKLNVALGPTGANREGALSDLLQVTADNFGGQGEKFNETIRNFGRFSETLADNRQEFFGSMRALQGFISTLASNDETVRDFNDSLSEVSSMLSGERQELKAALENLSVAMGEVSTFVQENRDILGRNIRGLNRVSKVLAKQRGALDEILSAAPVALNNLALTYNPQAGTLDTRANLGELDYQITSDPAVFLCGIVNQADTSGDTCDAIEAAFPRAGALRTMQGKNPRWQDESDPSLGGLVEVTR
- a CDS encoding MCE family protein, with the protein product MRRVPLLLKALLGTLCGALVLTGCSFSVYDMPLPGGTDVGDEPMEVTAEFTDVMDLVPQSTVKVNDVSVGKITEIDLDGETALVTMELPQDIELPANSTAQIRQTSLLGEKFISLEPPASGASSSTLADGATIPLDATGRNPEVEEVLGALSLLLNGGGVAQMKTIATELNKALEGREDSAKSVFRQIRQFMGQLDDNKRDIVAAIEGLNRLSIEANAQIETIDAALEELPSALNTLDAQRRDLVRMLKQLNRLGDVGVRVIRTSKKATIDSFRQLVPVLTQLSESGDAFVDAFHVFLTYPFVDEVVGRDPQVARNLHMGDYTNLSVTFDIALNDDEGDTVNPPVDPGEACTTLRDVRRELGKNVPLDELIDYLESLEDLCDGAEQAINKCLAKPDIDKLVNCLEKRLGVTIQKVTQGVLDNTCQLLGIPQNQCPDVNGGGGGGGGGGGGGGLPDLPDIQLPRAPFGPDTSVDADRGPTMGQLSAHYDPALVSLLVPGMVVTR
- a CDS encoding MCE family protein, with translation MIDSRTKTQLLIFVIITLVGVSFVGARYARLDRLVRDDTFTVVAHFAQSGGIFSGGEVTYRGVKIGQVERMELTDDGVDLHLAIDKDHDDIPADAVALVGNRSAVGEQYVELQPQSDGEPFLAEDSEIAVENTRTPIQVKTFLTNLSNTVESVDKKALRTTVTELGAAFGGTGEDLQRIIDTGNAFIEDANANFDVTTALIRDSNVVLKGQLAKASAIRNFAREMSRFTGTLAANDDDLRNVIDAGSTTANELRRFLEDNEVDLAELVNNLVTTGEVTVANLDGIEQVLAIYPYVVEGGFTVVSKSPDGLYDAHFGMIETSEPHVCTHGYESTDRRPPQDGSNRPMNMKARCAEPATKSNPRGAQHAPRRAAADYEAPVVAYYDQGTDEVLWGDDVPAELRTPGTLAPSTFGEESWKWLFLQPMT